From one Trifolium pratense cultivar HEN17-A07 linkage group LG1, ARS_RC_1.1, whole genome shotgun sequence genomic stretch:
- the LOC123910767 gene encoding auxin response factor 5 produces the protein MSSLEEKVKSVGAAGVGGGLVAEMKLLKEMQEHCGVRKTLNSELWHACAGPLVSLPQVGGLVYYFPQGHSEQVAASTRRTATSQIPNYPNLPSQLLCQVQNVTLHADKETDEIYAQITLQPLNSEKEVFPISEFGLSKSKHPTEFFCKTLTASDTSTHGGFSVPRRAAEKLFPPLDYTIQPPTQELVVRDLHDNTWTFRHIYRGQPKRHLLTTGWSLFVGSKRLRAGDSVLFIRDEKSQLRVGVRRANRQQTTLPSSVLSADSMHIGVLAAAAHAAANRSPFTIFYNPRACPSDFVIPLAKYRKSVYGTQLSVGMRFGMMFETEESGKRRYMGTIVGIGDVDPLRWPGSKWRNIQAEWDEPGCGDKQNRVSVWEIETPESLFIFPPMTSSLKRPFQSGFSENEWGTLLRRPFIKAPENGTMDLSNSMSNLYQENIMKMLYKPQVINNNGTFLPVMQQEYVPTRVPLQDMKSSQAIENPNVHLSSTESIIPNSLNMHSLLKSDQPETLHPLSKTDKLKLESEVLPDNMFDFPPFEGSSIEAANQLTYHNKNQIQNPSLTQTSPWPMQQPQLESSLLHPQLIDTVQPDSSIINNMLPQLDVDEWMTYSSCQHQVVNPSIPSMNQEVWDNYVKNFNLKDLSDESNNQSEICASVDVSNSVNNTTMADPSTSHTIFDDFCTMKEKDFQQPQDCMVGNLSSSQDGQSQITSASLAESHAFPLRDNSGGTSSSHVDFDESSFLNNNSWKQVAAPIRTYTKVQKAGSVGRSIDVTTFKNYEELVRAIECMFGLDGLLNDTKGSGWKLVYVDYESDVLLVGDDPWEEFVGCVRCIRILSPSEVKEMSEEGMKLLNSGALQGINV, from the exons ATGAGTTCCTTAGAAGAAAAGGTTAAAAGTGTTGGAGCTGCAGGAGTTGGAGGAGGACTTGTTGCTGAGATGAAATTGCTTAAAGAAATGCAGGAACATTGTG ggGTAAGAAAGACTTTAAATTCAGAGTTATGGCATGCTTGTGCTGGCCCTCTTGTGTCTTTGCCTCAAGTGGGTGGTCTTGTTTATTACTTCCCTCAAGGACATAGTGAACAG GTTGCAGCTTCTACTAGAAGAACAGCAACCTCACAGATTCCAAACTACCCTAATCTTCCATCTCAGTTGTTGTGTCAAGTTCAAAATGTCACATTACAT GCTGATAAGGAGACAGATGAAATCTATGCTCAAATAACTCTCCAACCATTGAATTCT GAAAAAGAAGTGTTTCCTATATCTGAGTTTGGACTAAGCAAAAGTAAACATCCAACTGAGTTTTTCTGCAAAACTTTGACTGCTAGTGATACTAGCACACATGGTGGCTTTTCTGTTCCGCGCAGGGCAGCGGAGAAGCTATTTCCTCCTTTG GATTACACAATTCAACCACCGACACAAGAACTTGTTGTTCGAGATTTGCATGATAATACATGGACATTTCGACATATCTACCGAG GTCAGCCGAAGAGACACCTTCTCACAACGGGGTGGAGCTTGTTTGTAGGCTCAAAAAGGCTTCGAGCAGGTGATTCTGTTCTTTTTATCAG GGATGAGAAATCGCAATTGCGAGTTGGTGTCAGGCGTGCTAATCGTCAACAGACAACACTACCATCATCAGTACTTTCTGCCGATAGCATGCACATTGGCGTGCTTGCTGCTGCAGCTCATGCTGCTGCTAATCGAAGTCCATTCACAATTTTCTACAATCCAAG GGCATGTCCTTCAGATTTTGTTATTCCACTGGCAAAATACAGAAAATCTGTTTACGGGACTCAGCTCTCGGTTGGCATGAGATTTGGTATGATGTTTGAGACCGAGGAATCGGGAAAGCGCAG ATATATGGGCACAATTGTCGGTATCGGTGATGTCGATCCATTAAGGTGGCCTGGTTCAAAGTGGCGAAATATTCAG GCCGAATGGGATGAGCCAGGGTGTGGTGATAAGCAAAATCGAGTTAGTGTATGGGAGATTGAAACTCCTGAAAGCCTTTTTATCTTTCCTCCTATGACTTCGAGTCTAAAACGGCCATTTCAATCCGGATTTTCAG AAAATGAGTGGGGGACTTTGTTAAGAAGACCTTTTATCAAAGCACCTGAAAATGGAACAATGGATCTCTCAAACTCAATGTCAAATCTCTACCAAGAAAACATAATGAAGATGCTTTATAAACCACAAGTTATCAACAACAATGGAACCTTTTTACCTGTCATGCAACAAGAATATGTTCCTACACGAGTTCCCTTGCAAGATATGAAGTCATCGCAGGCAATAGAGAATCCCAACGTTCATCTTTCAAGTACAGAAAGCATAATACCTAATTCCTTAAACATGCATTCATTGTTAAAAAGTGATCAACCTGAAACATTGCACCCTTTGTCCAAAACTGATAAGCTCAAATTAGAATCCGAGGTGTTACCTGATAATATGTTTGACTTTCCTCCTTTCGAAGGCAGCAGTATTGAGGCCGCAAACCAATTAACATATCATAATAAAAACCAAATCCAGAATCCATCACTCACTCAAACTAGTCCATGGCCTATGCAGCAGCCTCAGTTAGAATCATCGTTGTTGCATCCTCAACTGATTGATACGGTTCAACCTGATTCTTCTATTATAAACAACATGCTTCCTCAGCTAGACGTTGACGAATGGATGACGTATTCTTCCTGCCAACATCAAGTAGTGAATCCCTCTATACCTTCAATGAACCAAGAAGTGTGGGATAATTATGTCAAGAATTTTAACTTGAAGGATCTATCGGATGAAAGCAATAACCAAAGTGAAATTTGTGCCAGTGTTGATGTTAGTAATAGTGTGAATAACACCACTATGGCTGATCCTTCTACTTCGCACACCATTTTCGATGACTTTTGCACAATGAAGGAGAAAGATTTTCAGCAACCTCAAGATTGCATGGTCGGCAACTTAAGTTCTAGTCAGGATGGCCAGTCTCAGATAACCTCCGCAAGTCTAGCTGAGTCACACGCCTTTCCTCTGCGAGACAACTCGGGTGGTACATCTTCAAGCCatgttgattttgatgaaagtaGCTTTCTGAATAATAACTCATGGAAGCAAGTAGCTGCACCGATCCGAACCTACACAAAG GTGCAAAAAGCAGGTTCTGTAGGAAGATCAATTGATGTAACTACTTTCAAGAACTATGAAGAGTTGGTCCGCGCTATTGAATGCATGTTTGGACTGGACGGTCTGCTGAATGACACAAAGGGTTCCGGATGGAAATTAGTATATGTAGATTATGAGAGCGATGTTCTACTTGTTGGAGATGATCCTTGGGA GGAATTTGTGGGATGTGTCCGCTGTATAAGAATATTATCGCCTTCAGAAGTTAAAGAGATGAGTGAAGAAGGGATGAAGCTTCTCAACAGTGGAGCATTGCAAGGAATCAATGTTTGA